A segment of the Candidatus Krumholzibacteriia bacterium genome:
TTGATTTCGTCGAGCAGGTCGACCATCAGGCCGTATTCGGCGTCGGGGTGGGTGGCGATGACCACGACGAGCTTGTCGTTCTCGGACAACCTGCGCTCGACGAGGCTGCGGATCCCCGCGACACCCACGTTCTCGCCGTCGGTCACCACGGAGCCGTCCGGGTAGGCCCGGATCTCCATGATGTTCTTCTGCTTGACCTTGGCGACCTCGGAAGAGCGGGCCGGCAGGATGAGCGGAATCCCCTCCTCCAGCGCGAAGATGGTGGTGACGATGAAGAACACCAGGAGCAGGAAGGCGATGTCCGACATCGACGCCGCCTGAAACTCCCCCGCCTTGAAGGCGTTCTTGCTCTGCACCTTTTTGATCACGTCAAGCGCTCCGCTCCGGGGCCCCGGTCAAATATACGCTATGCGCGCGCCTCGCGCGCCTTGTGTTCCATGTCGAGCAGTTCGTCGACCACCTCGGCGCTGGCCTCTTCCATCTCGATGACGAAGCGGTCGATGCGCGTGACGAAGTAGCTGTAGAACAGCGTGATCGGCACCGCGATGACCAGA
Coding sequences within it:
- a CDS encoding biopolymer transporter ExbD, translating into MIKKVQSKNAFKAGEFQAASMSDIAFLLLVFFIVTTIFALEEGIPLILPARSSEVAKVKQKNIMEIRAYPDGSVVTDGENVGVAGIRSLVERRLSENDKLVVVIATHPDAEYGLMVDLLDEIKLANCRKISLKTLGGAQ